The Thermoflexus hugenholtzii JAD2 DNA window CCAGCCCTCCGGTCCGAGCTCCCGGGCGGTGGGCATCGGGTTTCCTCCGCCACACGCTGGGGTTAGGCCAGCCCGCCGGTCAGGGAGAGCCCGCCGTCCACGACGTAGACCGCTCCGGTGATGAAATCGGCGGCGGGGGAGACCAGGAACAGGGCCAGCCGGGCGACGTCCTCCGGCTCCCCGAAGCGCCCCTGGGGGGTGGCCCGCAGGATGCGTTCGGCGATCTCCGGCGTGCTCCAGAGGAGCTCGCTGAAGCGGGTGCGAATCACCCCGGGGGCGATGGCGTTCACCTGGATGCGATCCGGGGCCAGCTCCAGGGCCAGAAGCTGCGTGAGCATGATCACCCCGGCCTTGGAGATCCCGTAAAGCCCCATCCCGGGGGAAGGGCGCAGCCCGGCCACCGAGGCGATGTTGAGGATCTTGCCCCGCCCCTGGGCCCGCATCACCGGAACCACCGCCTTGGCCATCCGCCAGTAGCCCAGGAGGTTCACCTCCAGGATCTTCTGCCACTGGCCCTCATCGGCCTCCAGGGTGGGGCCGAAATGGGGGTTGGTGGCCGCGTTGTTGACCAGGATGTCCACCCGCCCGAAGGCCTTCACCGTTTCCTCCACCAGCCGCTCGACCTCCGCCATGCGGCCGGTGTGAGCCGGCACCGCCAGGGCTTCCCCGCCGAGGGCGCGGATCTCCTCCACGACCGGGGCCAGGTTCTCCGCCCGGCGGCTGGAGAGCACGACCTTCGCGCCCGCCTCGGCCAGGGCCCGGGCGATGGCCCGCCCGATCCCCCGTGACGCCCCGGTGACGATGGCCACCTGCTCCCGCAGATCGATCCGCATCCAGAGCCTGCCTCCCTAACGCAGACGCAACGGGATGCGTCGGATTCCCAGACCACTCATCTGATCGAAATGCCGATCGAAGGAGAAAACTTCCGGAACTCCCAGGCGCTGAGCCATATGCAGAATCGCACAATCCACAAAGCTCCACTCTTTGTCGCTGAAACGCTGGAATATCATCCAAGATTCCCAGAAATCGTCTCCCTTAACGGGATAAAACATGAAAGGAGGTCCCTCCAACAGTTTCTTTCCTGTTTCGATCGCCATTTGAGGGCCCAAGGCCCGTTTGACCAGGGTAATGGTCTCCATCCATACCAGATCCAAGAGGATATGCTCCGCGTTCCGATATTGAAGGGCTGTTTCGCGAGCGAGAGCATGGTGAGGGTCCCGCGAATCCACGAGCGCGAAGAGGGCGCTGGTATCCACCAAGATCCGGCGCCGCATCGGTGGCTCCCTTTACGCGCGGGATCGGGAGCGGCGCGAACGGGGCCGGCGATGAGGCGGAAGGGGGTAGATCCAGTCGTCGACATGCTCGCTGATCGCCGGCCCCTTCTGATCGCTCCGCCCCGCGCCCACCAGCTCCCAGAAGGGGCTTTCGTCCAACGGCCGCCAACCTTGATGAGCCCGCAGCGTTTCGATCGCCTCCCGGATCAGCGCGGAGACGGAAACGCCCCGCCGCTCCGCTTCGTTGCGCAGCCACCGGTATTGCTCCTCTTCCAGAACCGCCTGAATCCGACGCAGCATCGTCCCCCTCCGGTTCGGGGATATGTGTATTCATTATACACCATACACAATATCCCGGGAGGGCGCGGCCTCCTTTCCCTGCTTCCGCTCACTTCAGCTCGCGGCTGGTCAGGCCGAGCACGCGGCGGGCGACGATGAGGGTGTTGATCTGGCCGGTCCCCTCGTAGAGGTCGTTGATCTTGGCGTCCCGCATCCACTTCTCCACGAGATAGCGGGTGGAGTAGCCCAGCGGCCCCAGGATCTCCACGGCCTTGTAGGTGATCCAGGTCACCGCCTTGCCGGCCTTCACCTTGGCCATAGAGGCCTCCAGAGCGTTGGGCTTCCCCTGATCCAGCATCCAGCCGGCCCGCAGGGTGAGCAGCCAGGCCGCCTTGTGCATGGCCTCCATCTCCATCACATCCCGCTCAATGGCCGTCAGCTGATGGCGAGGGAGGCCGTAGCGGATGCGGATCCCCTCCTTCTCCAAGACCTCCTTGGTGAACTCGATGGCGGCGCGGGCGATGCCCAGGGCGCCGGCGGCCACCACCGGCCGGGAGGCGTCGAAGGTCACCATCACGCCCTTGAACCCATCGGTGCGCGCCGTGTCCAGGATCTCCGGGCTGCCCAGGATGTTGTCGAGGGGGATGCGGGCGTTGTCGAAGCGGATGGCCGCCGTGTCGCTGGCCCGGATGCCCAGCTTGCGCTCCCGCTTGGTGATGCTCACGCCGGGTGTGCCCGCCTCCACCACGAAGGGCTTGATCCCGGCCCGCCCCGCCGTCTTATCGATGGTCGCCCAGACCACGACGATCCCCTCGGAGGCCTCCAGGGCCAGATACCCGTTGGTGATGAAGATCTTCTCCCCGTTGAGCACCCAGTGATCGTCCTCCCGTTTGGCTGTGGTCTGGATGGCTGAGACGTCGGAGCCGGCGCCGGGCTCGGTCACGGCCATAGCCCCCCACTTGGGGCCGCCCTCGGTGTAGCGCTTGAGGAAGCGGACCTTCTGCTCCGGCGTGCCCACCGCGTTGATGGAATAGCCGGCCAGGCCCGGGCCGGGCATGCAGAGGTAGAGGCCCGCATCGCCCCAGGTGAGCATCTCCACCAGGAAGATCATGCGCAGGTTATCGTAGCGCGGCCCCTCGCGCTTCTTCTCCATTGGCTGCTCCCCGGCCAGCTGCCGCTCCGCCCGCCGCACGATGCGGATCCAGTCCTGCTGCACGATGGGCCACATCGTGTTAATGAAGTCCCACGGGATCTCGTGCTCGTGCTCGTCGTAATAGCGGGCGTTCGGCCGCATCAGCTGCTCGGCCACCATCCGCGCCATCTCACGCTGCTGCTGGATCTCCTCCGGGATCTCAAAGCTGATCATGCGTCACCTCCCTCCGGAAGACCGAGAGAGTCGTCAACGATCCTCTGCCAGCTCCTCACACCATCACCAGACCCTCCAGCATGGGGAGGCCGCGGGCGTTGCGCAGCCACATCTCCACCGGATGATCCCGGATGTAGCCGTGGCCGCCCAAGGTCTGCACCGCTCCGTCCGTCACTCGCAGGGCCATGTCGTCAGCGAAGAGCTTGGCCAGATACGCCTCCCGGGCCACATCTTCCCCGCGGTCCAGCTTCCATGCGGCCTCCCAGACCATCAGGCGCGCGGCGTCGATGTCGATGGCCATCTCCGCGATCATGAAGGCGATGGCCTGGCGATGGGCGATGGGCTCGCCGAACTGCACCCGCTGCTTGGCGTAATCCCGGGCGTACTCAAAGGCCCCCCGCGCCAGCCCAACGGCCAGGGCCGCCAGGGCCACCCGCGACCGCTCCAGCAGCCGCTCCATCGAGATCCCCTCCTCGCCTCCGATCCGCTGACAGCGTGGGATCCGGCAGCCCTCCAGGACCACTTCATAAGTGGGCAGGGCCCGGATCCCCGCGTAACGGTCCCGCTCCTTCACCACCAGCCCCGGCGTCCCCGGCTCCACGAGGAAGGCCTGGGTGCGCCCGTCCTCGCTGGCGTAGACCAGGAGCAACTCCGCCTCCGCCCCGAAGGGGACCCCGATCTTGGTCCCATGGAGCACGTATTCCTCCCCCTCCCGGCGGGCGGTGGTCTGAAGATGGAAGGGGTCGAACAGGAAGCTCGGCTCGATCAAGGCCGCCGCCGCTCGCACGAAACGCTCCCCGCAGAAACGAGGCAGATACGTTCGCTTCTGCTCCTCGGTCCCATACAGCAGGACGGGGAGGGCGACCGCGTGGGGCGCCAGCAGATAAAGGGCGATGGTGAAATCCCCCCAGCCCAGCTCCTCCAGGGCCAGCACGCTGGTCAACGCCGAGGGCTCGCCGAAGCCCCCATACGCTTCGGGGATCATGCTGGGCAACAGCCCGATGGACCATCCCCGCGCGATCACATCCTCCGGGACCTGACCGGTCTCATCGCTCTCCCGGGCCACCCGGCGCAGGTGCTCCTCGGCGAAGGCCCGGACCGTCTGGATCAGCATCCGCTGCTCATCCGTCGGCTCGAACGAAATCATGGTGCTATCCCTCCCGGGAACCGGCGGGGGCGGGGGAGGGATTCGCCCTCCCGCCCGCCGCCCTGTCCCCCTGGATTTCACCATTCTTCACTCAGGGCGCGGCAGGAGACCACGCCCGCTATTCACGTAAGGTCCGCAGGCCGATCAGCAACGTGAAATCCCCTTCCCACCGCAGCTTGCCGGTGGCGAAAGCCACCTGGCCGTCCAGCTCCCCACGCTGCATCGAGCTGTAATCCGTGGCGCTCATGCGCAGGGTCCCGGCCGGCTCCGCCGCCCCGTTGTAGATGGCCGTCGCCTGCCACAGGGTGCCGTCCGGCCGCTCCAGCTCCAGACGCACCGTCCCCTTCACCCGCTGCAGGGCCTCGAACCGGCGCCGGGAGCGGAAGGCCAGATAGGGCGGCTCCCCGAGGTAGAGGCGTCCGGCCAGGACCTCCCGGAACTCCTCCGTCCCCATGCGCAGCTCCACGTGGGGCGTCTCGTCGGTCTCCCCCTCGATCACCGTCAGGCGCTTCCCGTCCTCCACCCGCAGGGTGAAGACCTCCTCCCCCACGCGGTAACGAACTCGGAGCACCGTCCCCTCCATCCCCTCGGGGGGCGTGGCGGACGCCGCCTCGAAGAGCCGGGGGACCCATTCGGTGAAGAAGGCGCGGATGGAGACGTCGGGGGGCACTGTGACCGGGGGCGGCGGCGCCGCAGGGGCAGCCTCCCGCAGCACCCGGCGGAGCACTTTCCCGACCATAGACTTCGGCAGGGAATCCCGGAACTCGATCTCCCGGGGGACCTTGTAGGGGGCCAGGTTCCGCCGACAGTGCTCCAGGATCTCCGCCTCGGAGGCCTGGGCTCCCGGCCGCAGGACCACGTAGGCCTTCACCGCCTCGCCGCGGTAAGGATCCGGCACTCCCACCGCCGCCGCCTCCAGGACGGCCGGATGGGCGTAGAGGACCTCCTCCACCTCCCGCGGGTAGACGTTGAAGCCGCCGGTGAGGATCATGTCCTTCTTGCGGTCGACGATGTAGAAGTAGCCGTCCTCGTCCATCCGGGCGATGTCCCCCGTGTAGAGCCAGCCGTCCCGCAGGGTCTGGGCGGTCTCCTCCGGCCGGTTCCAGTAGCCCTTCATCACCTGAGGTCCTCGGATCACCAGCTCCCCGATCTCCCCGGGCGCCAGCTCCCGGGTCCCCGTCTCCACGTCCACGATGCGCGCGTCCGTGTCCGGGATGGGGAGGCCGATGCTGCCCAGCTTCTTCAGGTTCATGATGGGGTTGATGTGGGTGATGGGCGAGGCCTCCGTGAGGCCGTAGCCTTCGATGAAGGTGCCGGAGGAGAAGCGGGCGAACTGCTGGATCACCTCCACGGGCAGAGGGGCGGCCCCGCTGTTGCAGAGACGGATGGAGCCTAGGCCGGACTCGGCCGCCCGGGGGTGGTTGAGGAGGGCGATATACATCGTCGGCACCGCGGGGAGGAAGGTCGGCTGATAGGTCCGGATGGCGTTCAGCGCCTCCTCCACATCAAAGCGGGGGAGCAGGATGAAAGACGCCCCGTTGAACATCCCCACGTTCATCAGGGAGGTCATGCCGAAGGAGTGGAAGAGGGGGAGCACCACCAGATAGCGTTCCTCCCCACGGCGGACGAACTCCCGGGCCCAGACGTAGGCCTGGATCACGTTGGCGAAGAGATTGAAATGGGTGAGCATCACCCCTTTCGGCAGGCCGGTGGTGCCGCCGGTGTAGGGAAGGACCGCCACATCCTCCAGCGGGTTCACCGGCGGCTGGAAGAAGCGCTCCCCTGCCCGCTCCATCAGCTCCGTCCACCGATACAGGCCGGGGCCGGCCGGGGTTTCCGTGCTCATCCCCTGGGCCCGGACCCGCTCGAGGTAGATGGGGCGGACGGGCTCCGGCATGTAGTCCTGGAGGCCGGCGAAGATCACGAGCTCCGGCCCGGCCTGCTCCCGCACCGCCATGACCTTGGGCGCCATGGTGTCCAGGGCGATCAGGGCCCGCATCCCGCTGTCTTCGACCACGTAGCGGAGCTCCCGCTCCACGTAGAGGGGGTTCAGGGGAACCACCACGGCACCCAGGCGGAGGATGGCGTAGAAGGCGATGAAGAACTGGGGGCAGTTCGGGAGCATGATCCCGACCCGATCCCCCGGCCGGATCCCCAGGGCGTCCAGGGCGGTGGCCAAACGGAGGGAATGGGCCCGCAGGTCCCGATAGCTCATCTCCGCGCCGTAGAAGATCGTCGCCGTGCGCTCCCCATACTGGTTGGCGGCGAAGTCCATGAGGGCGCTCAGGGGCTGCCGGGGGTAGGTCAGGGAGCGCGGCACCCAGAAATCATAGAAGCGATGCCATCGCCGCTCCTCCATGGCCACCTCCTCCACACTCCGCTTCAACCCGAGGCCCGGGTCAGCCGATGCGGAAGAACGAGGTGAGACGGGTGGCCAGCATCATGTTGCCACTGACCTTGAGCTTGCCGCTCATGAAGGCCTTCATCGCATCCAGCTTCCCGGTGGCGATGTCCACGAAATCCCGGGCGTCCATGGTGAGGGTGACGTCGGCCTTCTCCGCCTTTCCCTCGTGGACCGTGCAGGTCCCCTCGGAGATCACCAGATACCAGTCGCCGCCGCCCTCCCCGGTGAGGGAATACTGGATGGTGGCGCTCACGCCCTGGGCCTTGTCCGGCTGGAAGGCCTCGGGCATCCGCAAGATCACATCCCGCGCCGTCAGCTCGCTCATGGGAACCTCCTTCCGAGAAGAGGGTGAGGATCGCCCGATGTCGGGCTGCCGAACCCAATCCCAGAGACAACGGAGGAGATGGAGCTCATCGCCGAAGGGCCGGACCTCCCCGGTGCGGAGGTCGGAGATCTCGCCCCGCAACCGGCCCTCGGCGCGGGACTCCTCCAGCCAGACCCGCACCACGAACGAAGCCGCCCGCGCCCCCTGCCGCCCCATCGCCTCCTCAACGCACCGCGATCTGCAGAGGAGTTTATTCCCGAAAAGTTCAGAAGAGGTTCAGAAACCACCCCTCGCATTCCTCAGATTTGTGAATACTGGCACAGAGCGAGGTTCGCCGGTTTTCGATGAGGGGATTAGAATAAGCGGTAAGGCCGGGGCGGGCGGCTGTCTGACTTTGCCGGCGGTTCGGGAGGGGGTCATGGTCTCTTCGATTGAGGAGGTCCAGGAACGGCTGGCGGCTCAGCAATACATCGCCTCCGATGAGATCGCCACCACAGTTTTCCTGGCCGAACGGCTGGGCAAGCCCGTGCTGATCGAGGGTCCCGCCGGGGTGGGCAAGACGGAGCTGGCCAAGGCCTGGGCCGCGGCCACGGGGCGCCCCCTCATCCGCCTGCAGTGCTATGAGGGGCTGGATGAGACCAAGGCCCTTTACGAGTGGGAATACGCCAAGCAGATGCTCTACACCCAGCTGCTGCGGGACAAGCTCAACGCGGTCCTGGCCGATGCCGCCACCCTGCGGGAGGCCGCCGACCGCATCGCTCAGGAGGAGGATGTCTTCTTCTCCCTGCGCTTTCTGCTCCCCCGGCCCCTGCTCAAAGCCATCCTCTCCGACGAGCCGGTGGTCCTCCTCATCGACGAGATCGACCGCGCCGACGCCGAGTTCGAGGCCTTTCTCCTGGAGGTCCTCAGCGACTTCCAGGTCAGCGTCCCCGAGCTGGGGACCCTGCGGGCCAAGCACATCCCGACCGTCTTCCTCACCAGCAACAACACGCGGGAGCTGAGCGAGGCCCTTAAGCGGCGCTGTCTTTATCTGTTCATCGATTACCCGTCCCTGGAGCAGGAGCTGGCCATCGTGCGGCTGAAAGTGCCCGAGCTGGCCCCTCAGCTGGCCCGGCAGGCGGTGGAGCTGGTGCAGCGCCTGCGCCGCCTGGATCTCAAAAAGCAGCCCAGCATCAGCGAGACCCTGGATTGGGCTCGGGCCCTGGTGGCCCTGAACGCCCAGCACCTGGACCGCAAGACCCTAGAGAGCACGCTCACGGTCCTCCTCAAGCACGAGGCCGACCTCCAGCGGGGCCGCCGCCTGCTGAACGGCGGCGAGGAGGCCCGGCGGCCCCGCCGTGCCCCGCCGTGGGCCAGCGACTCTTGAGCCCGGAAACCGGGGCCGTTCAGGCCCGGGCTTCTTCCTTCCCGAACCAGCGGAAGAACACCACGGTCAGGGCGCCCAGGTAGATCAGCGCGCCCGGCACCCACATGAAGAGCCCCGCCAGCCGCTGGTCCTCCAGGGAGGACGGCGCGCACACTTCGAAGCCCAGGGCGGAGGGGTTGTAAATCCGGGTGTCTGGAAACGTGAACAGAGCGCCTAACAAGGTGGTCGGCATGGCCAAGAAGAACAGATAGAGGACCTGGCCGGGCTCGGAGAGGCGGGGCCAGGCCGGGGTCGGGCTCAGCACCGGCCCCCAGGCCAGCATCGCGGCGAGCAGGAACAGGAACTGCTTGAGGGCCCAGAGGGCCACGCTGCGGGAGGACACCTCGAAGAGGGCCGGCGTGTGCCAAGCGAAGAAGATCAGGTTGGCGGCCAGATAGGCCGGGATCGGCCGGATGAGCCAGCGGCCCGCCCCGGCCAGGGGAGGCCACCGGACCAAGGGGCGGAAGAAAGGCTCCGGCAGGCCCATCCAGAGCAGGGGGGCAGCCAGGCCGGTCAAGGCCACGAACTGGGCCATGTTGACGGTGAACCGGAGGTCCGGGCCCAGCAGCAGCGGGGACGGGATGAAGCCGAAGGCGGCCCAGCCCAGGCCGAGCAGGAACCATCCGAGATGGGCCCGCCGCCGGGTCGCCGGCAGCTGCTCATACACCCCCGCGATCCCCACGAAATACGCCCCCAGGGCCGCCAGGATCCCCACCCCCAGGATGGGCACCACCGCTTCCCAGGTCATCCCCTGCCTCCGACGCATGCGTGTTTGAGTTTATTGTAAGCAACGCGCCATGCTCACGCCTCATGCGCGAGGAAAAACAAAGGCTGGGAAGGACTGTGAGCCCTCCCAGCCTCATCCTTTACCGAGTTACCGAGAGGCGACGCTGAACTACGGAAGCACGCGCCAGGGGTTCACGAAGCCGCCGGGTCCTCGGATCTCAAAGTGCAGGTGCGGCCCGGTGGAACGCCCGGTGGAGCCCACCAGGCCGATGGTCGCCCCCTTGGCCACCTGCTGCCCGCAACCGACGAAGATGGCGCTGAGGTGTGCGTAATACGTCTGGTAGCCGTTCCCATGGTCCAGGACGATCAGGTTGCCATAGCCAACGGTGCTCCAGCCGGCGTAAACCACGGTGCCGGCGTCCGCTGCATAGACCGGATCGCCCAGACGGCCGGCGAAATCCACCCCCGGATGGTAGGCGGTGAAATCATAGCCGGACCGCCAGCGGCTGTTAACCGGCCAGACGAAACTTCCCGTGCCCAGCGGGGGGACCTGCACGCTAGGGCAGGCCCCCGAGGGCAGCCGCTTGCCGCCCGCCACCACCACATAGGCCTGACGAGGCGGGGTCCATCCGGCGAAGGGACGCGTGCCGCCCGGCACGATCAGCACCTGCCCCACCTGGGGCTCTCCTCCTTCCATCAGGCCGTTCCACTCCGCGTTGCGGATGGCCTCCGGGCTCACCTTGTATTTCTGGGCGATGGCCTCCAGGGTCTCCCCCTCTTTGACCACGTGAAGCACGCCATCCACCGGAGGGATGTTCAGGACCTGGCCGATCTCCAGCATGTGGGGATCATCCTGGAGGACATCGTAGTTCGCCCAGAGGATGGTCTCAGGCCGCAGTTTGAATTTCTCCGCGATGCCGAAGAGGGTGTCACCCGCCTGGACCGTGTAGGTGATGATGCCCCGCCGGGGCCGTTCTGGGATCTCGGTGTGGAGATCCACCTGGCGGATCAGCAAGGCCGGGCTGTTCCGACGGGTTCCGCCCAGATAGGCGGATCGACGGAGCAGGGCCTGCAGCACCTCGGGGGAAGCCGGCTGAGCCGAGGCGGCCTGAGGGAGACGCACCGGCTGGAACAGCCAGGCCGGAGCCGCACGGCCCTGGACGAGGCCCAGATAGACCAGGCCCACTGCCAGGACCAGCCCGACATGCCGGCTGTAATGGGTCCACAAATCGAGGGCGAACGCCCCCGCTCTCCGGATGGGCTCCTGCAGCCGGGCGGCCCATCCTTCCAGCCGGGCCCGCACCCAGGAACCCA harbors:
- a CDS encoding SDR family oxidoreductase gives rise to the protein MRIDLREQVAIVTGASRGIGRAIARALAEAGAKVVLSSRRAENLAPVVEEIRALGGEALAVPAHTGRMAEVERLVEETVKAFGRVDILVNNAATNPHFGPTLEADEGQWQKILEVNLLGYWRMAKAVVPVMRAQGRGKILNIASVAGLRPSPGMGLYGISKAGVIMLTQLLALELAPDRIQVNAIAPGVIRTRFSELLWSTPEIAERILRATPQGRFGEPEDVARLALFLVSPAADFITGAVYVVDGGLSLTGGLA
- a CDS encoding type II toxin-antitoxin system VapC family toxin, whose amino-acid sequence is MRRRILVDTSALFALVDSRDPHHALARETALQYRNAEHILLDLVWMETITLVKRALGPQMAIETGKKLLEGPPFMFYPVKGDDFWESWMIFQRFSDKEWSFVDCAILHMAQRLGVPEVFSFDRHFDQMSGLGIRRIPLRLR
- a CDS encoding ribbon-helix-helix domain-containing protein, coding for MLRRIQAVLEEEQYRWLRNEAERRGVSVSALIREAIETLRAHQGWRPLDESPFWELVGAGRSDQKGPAISEHVDDWIYPLPPHRRPRSRRSRSRA
- a CDS encoding acyl-CoA dehydrogenase family protein, with the translated sequence MISFEIPEEIQQQREMARMVAEQLMRPNARYYDEHEHEIPWDFINTMWPIVQQDWIRIVRRAERQLAGEQPMEKKREGPRYDNLRMIFLVEMLTWGDAGLYLCMPGPGLAGYSINAVGTPEQKVRFLKRYTEGGPKWGAMAVTEPGAGSDVSAIQTTAKREDDHWVLNGEKIFITNGYLALEASEGIVVVWATIDKTAGRAGIKPFVVEAGTPGVSITKRERKLGIRASDTAAIRFDNARIPLDNILGSPEILDTARTDGFKGVMVTFDASRPVVAAGALGIARAAIEFTKEVLEKEGIRIRYGLPRHQLTAIERDVMEMEAMHKAAWLLTLRAGWMLDQGKPNALEASMAKVKAGKAVTWITYKAVEILGPLGYSTRYLVEKWMRDAKINDLYEGTGQINTLIVARRVLGLTSRELK
- a CDS encoding acyl-CoA dehydrogenase family protein; translation: MISFEPTDEQRMLIQTVRAFAEEHLRRVARESDETGQVPEDVIARGWSIGLLPSMIPEAYGGFGEPSALTSVLALEELGWGDFTIALYLLAPHAVALPVLLYGTEEQKRTYLPRFCGERFVRAAAALIEPSFLFDPFHLQTTARREGEEYVLHGTKIGVPFGAEAELLLVYASEDGRTQAFLVEPGTPGLVVKERDRYAGIRALPTYEVVLEGCRIPRCQRIGGEEGISMERLLERSRVALAALAVGLARGAFEYARDYAKQRVQFGEPIAHRQAIAFMIAEMAIDIDAARLMVWEAAWKLDRGEDVAREAYLAKLFADDMALRVTDGAVQTLGGHGYIRDHPVEMWLRNARGLPMLEGLVMV
- a CDS encoding long-chain-fatty-acid--CoA ligase, translated to MEERRWHRFYDFWVPRSLTYPRQPLSALMDFAANQYGERTATIFYGAEMSYRDLRAHSLRLATALDALGIRPGDRVGIMLPNCPQFFIAFYAILRLGAVVVPLNPLYVERELRYVVEDSGMRALIALDTMAPKVMAVREQAGPELVIFAGLQDYMPEPVRPIYLERVRAQGMSTETPAGPGLYRWTELMERAGERFFQPPVNPLEDVAVLPYTGGTTGLPKGVMLTHFNLFANVIQAYVWAREFVRRGEERYLVVLPLFHSFGMTSLMNVGMFNGASFILLPRFDVEEALNAIRTYQPTFLPAVPTMYIALLNHPRAAESGLGSIRLCNSGAAPLPVEVIQQFARFSSGTFIEGYGLTEASPITHINPIMNLKKLGSIGLPIPDTDARIVDVETGTRELAPGEIGELVIRGPQVMKGYWNRPEETAQTLRDGWLYTGDIARMDEDGYFYIVDRKKDMILTGGFNVYPREVEEVLYAHPAVLEAAAVGVPDPYRGEAVKAYVVLRPGAQASEAEILEHCRRNLAPYKVPREIEFRDSLPKSMVGKVLRRVLREAAPAAPPPPVTVPPDVSIRAFFTEWVPRLFEAASATPPEGMEGTVLRVRYRVGEEVFTLRVEDGKRLTVIEGETDETPHVELRMGTEEFREVLAGRLYLGEPPYLAFRSRRRFEALQRVKGTVRLELERPDGTLWQATAIYNGAAEPAGTLRMSATDYSSMQRGELDGQVAFATGKLRWEGDFTLLIGLRTLRE
- a CDS encoding SCP2 sterol-binding domain-containing protein, whose protein sequence is MGRQGARAASFVVRVWLEESRAEGRLRGEISDLRTGEVRPFGDELHLLRCLWDWVRQPDIGRSSPSSRKEVPMSELTARDVILRMPEAFQPDKAQGVSATIQYSLTGEGGGDWYLVISEGTCTVHEGKAEKADVTLTMDARDFVDIATGKLDAMKAFMSGKLKVSGNMMLATRLTSFFRIG
- a CDS encoding AAA family ATPase; translated protein: MVSSIEEVQERLAAQQYIASDEIATTVFLAERLGKPVLIEGPAGVGKTELAKAWAAATGRPLIRLQCYEGLDETKALYEWEYAKQMLYTQLLRDKLNAVLADAATLREAADRIAQEEDVFFSLRFLLPRPLLKAILSDEPVVLLIDEIDRADAEFEAFLLEVLSDFQVSVPELGTLRAKHIPTVFLTSNNTRELSEALKRRCLYLFIDYPSLEQELAIVRLKVPELAPQLARQAVELVQRLRRLDLKKQPSISETLDWARALVALNAQHLDRKTLESTLTVLLKHEADLQRGRRLLNGGEEARRPRRAPPWASDS
- a CDS encoding cytochrome c oxidase assembly protein; this encodes MTWEAVVPILGVGILAALGAYFVGIAGVYEQLPATRRRAHLGWFLLGLGWAAFGFIPSPLLLGPDLRFTVNMAQFVALTGLAAPLLWMGLPEPFFRPLVRWPPLAGAGRWLIRPIPAYLAANLIFFAWHTPALFEVSSRSVALWALKQFLFLLAAMLAWGPVLSPTPAWPRLSEPGQVLYLFFLAMPTTLLGALFTFPDTRIYNPSALGFEVCAPSSLEDQRLAGLFMWVPGALIYLGALTVVFFRWFGKEEARA
- a CDS encoding peptidoglycan DD-metalloendopeptidase family protein, which encodes MSRVGSWVRARLEGWAARLQEPIRRAGAFALDLWTHYSRHVGLVLAVGLVYLGLVQGRAAPAWLFQPVRLPQAASAQPASPEVLQALLRRSAYLGGTRRNSPALLIRQVDLHTEIPERPRRGIITYTVQAGDTLFGIAEKFKLRPETILWANYDVLQDDPHMLEIGQVLNIPPVDGVLHVVKEGETLEAIAQKYKVSPEAIRNAEWNGLMEGGEPQVGQVLIVPGGTRPFAGWTPPRQAYVVVAGGKRLPSGACPSVQVPPLGTGSFVWPVNSRWRSGYDFTAYHPGVDFAGRLGDPVYAADAGTVVYAGWSTVGYGNLIVLDHGNGYQTYYAHLSAIFVGCGQQVAKGATIGLVGSTGRSTGPHLHFEIRGPGGFVNPWRVLP